ATTAGGTGTAAAGAATGGACcgttttatttaacatttaaagcgACCCTTTTGCAGCACATTAGGAAAGAAGCAGAAATACATTATGAACTGATCAGCGGTGTTCTTacctgaaattaaaaaaaaaaaaaacattaacaacaacaaaaaaatcccaCATATAAAGTTGCCCTTGGGGAAAAATTTGACAGATTTCAAGTCTATTAAAAAATGCTTGTGTCTATTATTAGGGAAAGGAAGCACAACATGTCGTCACAATTTGGAAAGTAAATATTGGCAACACAGTCTACTCATTTAGTAAAAGTTGTGCTTTTGTAAAGGTTATTTATCTTTAGCGGCATGCATGCAAATGTCATGTCGATCTCGCCAGCTTCCAACCGACTTTGAACTAAATACGGAACTAAACTAAATCAACATTTCATGTACAGTAGCCGCTGAATGAGTCCAGTGTGGTCATTTCCGCAAAAATAGAGAAGTTGAACAAGATAGAGGAAGAAGGAGCGAGGGTCCCCATCTCACGGCATCATGTAAATCATCGCTTGAGGCTTGACTAATATCAGGTGCATCCATGTTGCCTGAGGGCCCTGCTGTGTTGGATAAAGCTCCACCCACCAGTGAGACAACACCTCAGAGAGAGGAACTCACCACACCACTAACATcaccaaacacagcacacacatgcactgtcagGCACATTCACAGACGCACTCTCAACTTTTCACGCCTATTGGAGCGAACGTCCCGACCAGGCAGTGACGCTGGCTGTGGACCGtggagcagctctctgcaggctcAGAGGACACCTTTGCTACAACCAGAGCAGGTATTTTTTACTGTCTATATTCCTCCTTCATTAACAAGGAAGCAGCATTAAGCGATATTTACTTACTGTAAATGTTACTCATAACAGCCCGTCGAGGCCTTAGTGTGTTACTGGTAACTGTGACTGTAGCTATTTTGTAGGGGGAGGTTTGGGTAGGAATACGCACCTGTTACCGATGGATTTCAATTAGAGcgcctctgtctctgctttccAAGAAAAAGTTCAAGATACTTCAATATATCATAGCCATTTTAAATAACTATATAATTATACAGACAggtctgtaaataaaaaaaataaaaaaatatcaccTGAGCTCACAGGAaccatatatcatatatatctAAGAGGATTATACTGCTATATTATCTGGATTATACTGgattaataatatttattactGGATTATATTCACAGTGAAGGGATACTTTGTTCAAAAAAGATTTTCTAATGAATTTCAGTTCGTAAGTAGGGAGTGGCTTTGCATGCTACCACAGTTGGACAGAAACTTGAGTGACAACTTCTTGCGACAGCGCATGATAAGCAGGTTCCTCCATGTAGCACCCAGTAACACTTAACTCACAGCTTTAGGTgatgtttcatttcaaaggTGAGCCTCAAGTGCTTTAGATGCCACCAGTTTCACAGCTTTTCTAAAACGGCTGAGCGGTTGCTACTCACGCTTGCTGGTAAATTTCATGGACAGTGTTTACAGAATGACTTCTCATGTATCTCTAGAGCTGGTGAGCTcatcaaatgatcaaatgatgatgattgtgagCTGAGTGCATCCCGCAGGTGTAGTCATGGGAAGCAGGTGGCTCGTGGTTCCCACGCCGAAAGCACAGAGTTTAGTAAGGTTGAGAAAGCAAGTCTCTGCCTGCCCTCCAGGTCTGTGTTAGTAAGTGCCTAGTGTGCCTGccacctgcctgcctgcctgcctgcctgcctgcctgcctgccttaGCTGCTCTCTGCCTTATAGGACAGATGAGTGGAGTGACATCAGAATGGGCAGACAGGTGAACTGGAGGGCCAAGCAGAGGCGGAACCAAAACCACGCTATGACTCAAGAGCATCTATGCAAACATGCAGGTGCATTTTTGCATACGGTAGACAGGTTTTTGATATCTAGCCATTTCTCAGTGCAAAGAAACAgttgaataaatacattagCCTGAGGGTGCAGTGTTTTGTGCAGCAAGAGATTTTTTTGTCTGAGCAGCttaagaaacacagagaaaaacctTCCAATGGGAAGGATTCTCCACCTGAACCAGTCGGACAACTCTTTTAGCCTCATCACTTGACAGTCAGCTAAGTGAGAATCTGGTACAAAAGCTGCAGTGACTCACAGGTTTTTGTGCTTTAGTGCTTTAGTGTCACATTCCCCAATAAACTTCACTGAAAAGAGAAACCTTCGTCACTACTAATTCCCCTGCTgcaatgtgctgtttttctttcagataACATTAGAACCACGATGGAAGTTGCTCAGGAACGCAAGCCAAAAAGGCCCCACTACATTCCCCGACCGCCAGGCAAGCCTTTCAAGTACCAGTGTTTCCAGTGTCCTTTCACCTGCAACGAAAAGTCCCATCTCTTCAACCACATGAAATACAACTTGTGTAAAAACTCCATCTCCCTGGTGTCAAAGAAAAATGGGCAAACAGCCCgccaggtgaaggctgtggcgAAGGGAGTCCCTGTCAAATCGAAGGATTGTCCCAGCCCCGGGCCAGCGGTTGAGAACAACAGTACTGAGAAGCAGGAAGCTGAGGAGAGCAAAGCTGAGAGCAGAGATGACACAGAAGAGGTAGATGTTGGAAGTGACAGTCCAGTCATTAATGACAGTCAGAGTAAGGCAAAACCAAATACagtaacagagagagaaaacagggagaGCAATGAAGCAAAGACTCTGCCGCGCCCATCTGCCTTTTACCCTGTCACACCCAAAAGTGACGGAGCAGAAGCCTGCAAGTCATCTATGCAGCCGTCAGAGGATCCGCAAGCTCCTGTTCCCACTTTCAACCACCCAGGCTTCCCATGGGGCACAATTTCATCATCCATTCCCTTAAAACCGTTCCCCCCTCCCATGGTTCCTGAATACTCTCCTTATCTCCTGCCTGACCGGACCCTGTATCCACCATTCTACCTGCCAGGAAACCACCATACCAATGAGCCAAACTCTCCTTCTTTCAGGCCAGAGTTTCTGGATCCCCAGAGGCCTGTGGTACCACAACCCATTGCCCCACCTCACACTTCCCTCTTCCCCCCCTACCCATACAGGTACTGCCACCCGCTTCACCCGGGCCCCCCTCTGCATTACAGCCTGTACAGACCACATGAGCTATCTATGTCAGTGACAGGACCCAGATATCTTCCTTTGGAATTGTATGGCCCAACACTAGGGCCAAAAGATTATGACTTATACATGCATTCGCGTGCCAGTCACAACAGCCTCAACACATCGACACAAGAGGAGAGCAGACAGAGTGGAGACAAAGAAACCAGCCTAAGCCCTAAAGAGGGCTGTTCGGCCTTGGGGT
This genomic window from Pempheris klunzingeri isolate RE-2024b chromosome 17, fPemKlu1.hap1, whole genome shotgun sequence contains:
- the znf750 gene encoding zinc finger protein 750; protein product: MEVAQERKPKRPHYIPRPPGKPFKYQCFQCPFTCNEKSHLFNHMKYNLCKNSISLVSKKNGQTARQVKAVAKGVPVKSKDCPSPGPAVENNSTEKQEAEESKAESRDDTEEVDVGSDSPVINDSQSKAKPNTVTERENRESNEAKTLPRPSAFYPVTPKSDGAEACKSSMQPSEDPQAPVPTFNHPGFPWGTISSSIPLKPFPPPMVPEYSPYLLPDRTLYPPFYLPGNHHTNEPNSPSFRPEFLDPQRPVVPQPIAPPHTSLFPPYPYRYCHPLHPGPPLHYSLYRPHELSMSVTGPRYLPLELYGPTLGPKDYDLYMHSRASHNSLNTSTQEESRQSGDKETSLSPKEGCSALGSPDRPSHAHLIQRDTEAPHYTNMGESQATTQLGDAAITQPIQTDLRQEESAEGLLQLRTLRVEGGSADSSRYSSTSVSEPCPETTSEPDAEDNREDMTPLNLSTRNQGKDKSPSDHRPRCSEAEELKGEELPLNLSLRASYSSPVHNSALSTSEDLQQGRDNELDEEPCDQRQTAALALCQLAIASSAASSCDFSTADRPSEDYTQARSPGSPKKAKPTTKAKATGTKRANSGRAETSCNKPDKRAKVPGRPLRRRPRCC